A single region of the Halopiger xanaduensis SH-6 genome encodes:
- a CDS encoding SHOCT domain-containing protein, whose translation MGRLGSLMLKGTGVLVLAFIALSVIATIVGILFSVVATIVSLLVTVAVLGLLVLGAVGLFSMLRDGSSDSSTGTYEYESADRTHDPKSQLQERYVAGELSEAEFERELDRVLESDDGRGTGGRTRTEPDRSRTRDFDRTNR comes from the coding sequence ATGGGCCGTCTCGGGAGCCTCATGCTGAAAGGGACCGGCGTTCTCGTGCTCGCGTTTATCGCGCTGAGCGTGATCGCCACGATCGTGGGGATCCTCTTCTCCGTCGTCGCGACGATCGTCTCGCTGCTCGTCACCGTCGCCGTGCTCGGACTGCTCGTTCTGGGAGCGGTCGGACTGTTCTCGATGCTTCGTGACGGGTCGTCTGACTCGAGCACCGGTACGTACGAGTACGAGTCCGCCGACCGCACGCACGATCCAAAATCCCAGCTTCAGGAGCGTTACGTCGCGGGCGAACTGAGCGAGGCCGAGTTCGAACGGGAACTCGACCGCGTGCTCGAGTCCGACGACGGGCGCGGAACCGGCGGTCGAACGCGGACCGAACCCGACCGCTCGCGGACGAGGGATTTCGATCGGACGAACCGGTAG
- a CDS encoding MBL fold metallo-hydrolase: MDVEFLGGAGEIGRSAVLIDETLLLDYGMDSGNPPSFPVGDADPEAVVVSHGHLDHVGSIPSLLSGDSRPSIHWTPPTYDLTMVLARDTLKLHGGTYDCPFTEAELARVTQVSETHGYREPFEVAGYEITFFDAGHVPGSAHVLVDDGDTRLLYTGDFHTEGQRLLSGTTARPDADVVITESTYADTTRPPREEIEREFAESLRTTIWEGGTVVVPAFAIGRTQEVLCICEEHDLECYVDGMGKRVTELFLREPNRGFLRDPDLLRRAKGNARFVDGRDGQRERIAEQNTVIVTTSGMLHGGPAMTYVPAVRSHPTNKIAMTGYQVEGTPGRELLETGSAEIDGRMLRVSARTEQYDFSAHADREGLLEFLEAYRGCEVLVNHGDRCAAFAEELRSDGFDARAPELGQRLAV, translated from the coding sequence ATGGATGTCGAGTTTCTCGGCGGGGCCGGCGAAATCGGCCGGAGCGCGGTCCTGATCGACGAGACGCTGTTGCTCGATTACGGGATGGACTCCGGCAACCCGCCGTCGTTTCCCGTCGGCGACGCCGATCCCGAGGCCGTCGTCGTCAGTCACGGCCACCTCGACCACGTCGGTTCGATCCCCTCGCTGCTGTCGGGTGATTCGCGCCCGTCGATCCACTGGACGCCGCCGACGTACGACCTCACGATGGTGCTGGCCCGGGATACGCTCAAGTTGCACGGCGGCACCTACGACTGTCCCTTCACGGAGGCGGAACTCGCCCGCGTAACGCAGGTTTCGGAGACCCACGGCTACCGCGAGCCCTTCGAGGTCGCGGGCTACGAGATTACGTTCTTCGATGCCGGCCACGTCCCCGGCAGCGCCCACGTTCTCGTTGACGACGGCGACACCCGATTGCTCTATACCGGCGACTTCCATACCGAAGGCCAGCGGCTGCTCTCGGGGACCACCGCCCGGCCCGACGCCGATGTCGTGATCACGGAGAGCACGTACGCCGACACGACCCGGCCGCCCCGCGAGGAAATCGAACGCGAGTTCGCCGAGAGCCTCCGGACGACGATCTGGGAGGGCGGCACCGTCGTCGTCCCCGCGTTCGCGATCGGTCGCACCCAGGAGGTGCTCTGTATCTGCGAGGAACACGACCTCGAGTGTTACGTCGACGGGATGGGCAAGCGGGTCACGGAGCTCTTTTTGCGCGAGCCGAACCGCGGGTTCCTGCGCGATCCGGACCTCCTGCGGCGCGCGAAGGGCAACGCGCGGTTCGTCGACGGCCGCGACGGCCAGCGCGAACGGATCGCCGAACAAAACACCGTCATCGTCACCACCAGCGGGATGCTCCACGGCGGCCCGGCGATGACCTACGTGCCCGCCGTCCGCTCGCACCCGACGAACAAGATCGCCATGACCGGCTACCAGGTCGAGGGCACCCCCGGACGCGAACTGCTCGAGACCGGCAGCGCCGAGATCGACGGTCGGATGCTGCGCGTCAGCGCCCGAACGGAGCAGTACGACTTCTCGGCCCACGCCGACCGCGAGGGACTGCTCGAGTTCCTCGAGGCCTACCGCGGGTGCGAGGTGCTCGTCAATCACGGCGATCGCTGCGCGGCGTTCGCCGAGGAGTTGCGATCCGACGGATTCGACGCCCGCGCGCCCGAACTCGGCCAGCGCCTCGCGGTGTGA
- the solA gene encoding N-methyl-L-tryptophan oxidase — protein sequence MSDRYDAIVLGVGGTGSATVAHLAERGVDVLGLERYDVPRGYGSSRGIARSFRLADAEEPASVPLVRRAEELWADLEADHDRQLLYRTGSIDAGPPDDPLVDGAARAFEEHDLEYERLSSAALSERYPAYQLPDDYEAIYQPDGGYLVPEECLVAHVNRAHQAGATIRARERVVDWRPLEDGGVRVETDRDTYEADRLVVTAGAWTARFVEPLADVLVPEREVLARFQPEEPAHFEPDRFPVWSLQVPEGRFYGFPVHGVPGFTVGRYHHHREEAVDPDAFEREPTQADERLLRDFAERYFPAVAGPTMRLETCLFANTPDERFVLDTHPDHPQVVVGAGFSGHGFTFAPVVGEILADLAVDGETDREIEPFSIDRF from the coding sequence ATGAGCGACCGGTACGACGCCATCGTCCTCGGGGTCGGCGGGACGGGCAGCGCGACCGTCGCCCACCTCGCCGAGCGCGGCGTCGACGTCCTCGGCCTCGAGCGCTACGACGTCCCCCGCGGCTACGGCTCGTCCCGCGGGATCGCGCGCAGCTTCCGACTCGCCGACGCCGAGGAGCCGGCCTCCGTCCCGCTCGTACGGCGCGCCGAGGAGCTGTGGGCGGATCTCGAGGCCGACCACGACCGCCAACTGCTCTATCGGACCGGCTCGATCGACGCCGGTCCGCCGGACGATCCGCTCGTCGACGGGGCTGCACGCGCTTTCGAGGAGCACGACCTCGAGTACGAACGCCTCTCGAGCGCGGCGCTCTCGGAGCGATACCCCGCCTACCAGCTCCCGGACGATTACGAGGCGATCTACCAGCCCGACGGCGGCTACCTCGTCCCCGAGGAGTGTCTCGTCGCCCACGTCAATCGGGCCCACCAAGCAGGCGCGACGATCCGAGCCCGCGAACGCGTCGTCGACTGGCGGCCGCTCGAGGACGGCGGCGTCCGCGTCGAAACGGATCGCGACACCTACGAGGCCGACAGGTTGGTCGTCACCGCGGGCGCGTGGACCGCGCGGTTCGTCGAGCCGCTCGCTGACGTGCTCGTCCCCGAACGGGAGGTTCTCGCCCGGTTCCAGCCCGAAGAGCCGGCCCACTTCGAGCCGGACCGATTTCCGGTCTGGAGCCTGCAGGTTCCGGAGGGGCGGTTCTACGGCTTCCCCGTCCACGGCGTGCCCGGCTTCACGGTCGGCCGCTATCACCACCACCGCGAGGAGGCCGTCGATCCCGACGCCTTCGAGCGCGAACCGACGCAGGCGGACGAGCGACTCCTGCGGGACTTCGCCGAACGGTACTTCCCCGCGGTCGCCGGCCCGACGATGCGTCTGGAGACGTGTCTCTTTGCGAATACGCCCGACGAACGCTTCGTCCTCGACACCCATCCCGACCATCCGCAGGTCGTCGTGGGGGCCGGCTTCTCCGGTCACGGGTTCACGTTCGCGCCCGTCGTCGGCGAAATCCTGGCCGATCTCGCCGTCGACGGCGAGACCGACCGCGAGATCGAGCCGTTCTCGATCGATCGCTTCTAG
- a CDS encoding DUF5305 domain-containing protein encodes MTTPTDATDGSAATGDRESNATGTTAERRLRLRALFAEYGVLLLVGFVLVAALGGWLTYGAYADSGTETEQRLEHRWTATGSFSHGATVHESTAVYDAGTVLENEPLYYTSVTPTVDGEFVGGYDADAGENVSVDIAVDVRYRAVDPEEDLVYWSERERLAAASEDGVAPGESVAAPFSLNVSAIDARIAEIESDLGTSPGETEIALEVRREIEGTVDGEHRTASDRFRIPVTHDGATYRIETADTYDEQYETYETVTVAGDDPDPPLAGLGLLALGLAGTIAAAVAAVRVPEPTAAEREWLAYRDDRAQFEEVIASIALPESELEGERASVDTLADLAEFGIDVDEPIVFDRRTGRYVVRREGVVYVFEPPTLEGETGTKAADDGTKSDAEFVFDRTQTDGENDASSPDPTAAGESGLWDGIAARLYSVLGLERDGSPTVDGDAELESAPESTPGSTTGGEGEREPATASAASATDRAAEQPDRDSSGGDGGET; translated from the coding sequence ATGACTACGCCTACTGACGCGACCGACGGATCGGCAGCAACGGGGGATCGAGAATCGAATGCGACGGGAACGACAGCGGAACGACGACTACGGCTCCGCGCGCTGTTCGCGGAGTACGGCGTCCTCTTGCTGGTCGGCTTCGTGCTCGTGGCCGCGCTCGGCGGATGGCTGACCTACGGCGCCTACGCCGATTCCGGGACGGAAACCGAGCAGCGACTCGAGCACCGCTGGACTGCGACGGGGTCGTTCTCCCACGGCGCGACCGTCCACGAATCGACCGCGGTCTACGACGCCGGAACGGTCCTCGAGAACGAACCGCTCTACTACACGAGCGTCACGCCGACGGTCGACGGCGAGTTCGTCGGCGGCTACGACGCCGACGCGGGCGAGAACGTCAGCGTCGATATCGCCGTCGACGTCCGCTACCGAGCGGTCGATCCCGAGGAAGACCTCGTCTACTGGAGCGAGCGGGAACGCCTCGCCGCGGCGAGCGAGGACGGCGTCGCGCCCGGCGAATCCGTCGCCGCGCCGTTCTCCCTCAACGTCTCCGCGATCGACGCGCGGATCGCCGAGATCGAATCCGATCTCGGCACGAGTCCCGGCGAAACCGAAATCGCGCTCGAGGTTCGCCGGGAGATCGAGGGGACCGTCGACGGCGAACACCGGACGGCGAGCGACCGCTTCCGGATCCCGGTCACGCACGATGGCGCCACGTACCGGATCGAGACGGCGGACACGTACGACGAACAGTACGAAACGTACGAGACGGTCACCGTCGCCGGCGACGACCCCGATCCGCCCCTCGCCGGCCTGGGGCTCCTCGCACTCGGACTCGCCGGAACGATCGCCGCCGCCGTCGCGGCCGTCCGGGTCCCCGAGCCGACGGCCGCCGAACGCGAGTGGCTCGCGTACCGCGACGACCGCGCCCAGTTCGAGGAGGTCATCGCATCGATCGCGCTCCCCGAGTCGGAACTCGAGGGCGAGCGCGCGAGCGTCGACACGCTCGCGGATCTGGCGGAGTTCGGGATCGACGTCGACGAACCGATCGTCTTCGACCGGCGGACGGGCCGGTACGTCGTCCGCCGCGAGGGGGTCGTGTACGTGTTCGAACCGCCGACGCTCGAGGGGGAGACGGGGACGAAGGCGGCCGATGATGGCACGAAATCTGACGCGGAGTTCGTCTTCGACCGGACGCAGACAGACGGGGAGAACGACGCCTCGAGTCCGGATCCGACCGCCGCGGGTGAATCCGGACTGTGGGACGGCATCGCTGCACGGCTCTACTCGGTTCTCGGCCTCGAGCGAGACGGCAGTCCGACCGTCGACGGGGACGCCGAACTCGAGTCCGCACCCGAATCGACACCTGGTTCCACAACCGGCGGCGAGGGGGAGCGCGAACCCGCAACTGCGTCGGCCGCATCGGCGACGGACCGAGCGGCCGAGCAGCCGGACCGCGACTCGAGCGGCGGGGACGGCGGCGAAACGTAG
- a CDS encoding S26 family signal peptidase, translating to MIRRGVVRGAQALVLVTVVALVAGQLLGQPILLGFVETGSMEPTIETGDGFVAVPAALTGEPEPDDVVVFQAQELHGGGLTTHRIVEETDRGYVTRGDANPFTDQDGDEPPVQDGQIVATALQVNGEVVTIPNLGTAVTTLSDTLERTQRWLAVTFGIRSFVGTSGLAYLLLAASLVLYVAETIRERRETTIRSSLERDGDEDEDSELDPRLIAGGLALLVVVAAVAAMVVPAGTQSYDVISAEFDSDRPMVIERGTTDEIPYAIGNRGFVPVVSYVEPGSDSVAVDDGPSVVGPRDEATVTLSITAPAETGYYPAYVTEYRYLAVLPPSVIDALYAVHPWVPYAAIVSLLGGGFYGLGRLLLGPVDPRSRRDRARRRGGRGRLRSIVRRWY from the coding sequence AACCGGGAGCATGGAGCCGACGATCGAGACGGGCGACGGGTTCGTCGCGGTTCCCGCAGCCCTGACGGGCGAGCCGGAACCGGACGACGTCGTCGTCTTCCAGGCGCAGGAACTCCACGGCGGGGGCCTGACGACCCACCGGATCGTCGAGGAAACCGACCGGGGGTACGTCACGCGGGGCGACGCGAACCCCTTCACCGACCAGGACGGCGACGAGCCGCCGGTTCAGGACGGCCAGATCGTCGCGACCGCCCTGCAGGTAAACGGCGAGGTCGTCACGATTCCGAACCTCGGGACGGCCGTCACGACGCTCAGCGACACCCTCGAGCGGACCCAGCGCTGGCTCGCGGTCACGTTCGGAATCCGCTCGTTCGTCGGCACGAGCGGGCTGGCGTACCTGCTGCTGGCCGCATCGCTGGTCCTCTACGTAGCCGAGACGATTCGAGAGCGCCGCGAAACGACGATCCGATCGTCGCTCGAGCGCGACGGCGACGAAGATGAGGACTCGGAACTCGATCCGCGACTGATCGCGGGCGGGTTAGCGTTACTGGTCGTCGTCGCGGCCGTCGCGGCGATGGTCGTCCCGGCCGGGACCCAGTCCTACGACGTCATCAGCGCCGAGTTCGACTCCGACCGGCCGATGGTGATCGAGCGGGGAACGACCGACGAGATTCCCTACGCGATCGGGAATCGGGGGTTCGTTCCCGTCGTCTCGTACGTCGAACCCGGCAGCGACAGCGTCGCCGTCGACGACGGCCCCTCGGTGGTGGGTCCGCGCGACGAGGCGACCGTGACGCTTTCGATCACGGCGCCGGCGGAGACCGGCTACTATCCGGCGTACGTCACGGAGTACCGGTACCTGGCCGTCCTCCCGCCGTCGGTCATCGACGCGCTGTACGCCGTCCACCCGTGGGTACCCTACGCCGCGATCGTCTCGCTGCTGGGCGGCGGATTCTACGGACTGGGCCGGCTCCTGCTCGGGCCGGTCGATCCGCGCTCGAGGCGGGACCGGGCCCGTCGGCGGGGCGGACGCGGTCGACTGCGATCGATCGTTCGGAGGTGGTACTGA